CAGCCATTAGTGTAAACTTCCGCAGAAATTGGGTGCGTGGGCGAAGAAGCGGCCAGTACATAAACAATCAGGGATTCGTTCCAGCCTTTAACGGGAAGGCCAATCTCAAATTTATAAGAAGGCGACCAGTGCCAGTAAAGCACATTCTGCCCGTTAGTGTACCAGTCCCACTCTACATTTTCCCATAAAGTGGTAATTCGCTCATCAATTTGGGCATCGTCGAAATATTCACGGTTGATCAACAGGCCCTGCATCAAAAATGCGGTTTCCACAAGATCACCGCCGTTATCCAAATTGCTAAAAGGTCTTGTCTTAGCAGTATTCCCCATGTACCAGTGAGAAAACGCCCCGTGATAGGTTGGCACTTCCTCCAGGAAACTCAAAATTTTGTCTAACCTGCTTAAAGCTTCAGCTTCACTAATCCAGCCGCGTTCTACCGCCGTAGGAAATGATGCCAGACCAAAACCTGTGCCCCCGGTGGTGACTATATGCGGCGCATCGCCGCCATAGGCATCATTTTGAGACCTTTCGCGGGCCATGCCGCTGTTGGGTTCGGCAAAATCCCAGAAATAGTTGAAAGTGCGCTCCTGTACCAGGTCCAGCAGTTCTTCATCGGTCAATTGTGGCACCGGTTCTTCGCCATTACCAGGGTCAGGAATGTAGGGTTCCTGATATCCCGGGCCCGAATCATCTGAACAGGCAAGGAAAAGCACGACAATATTCAGCAGGGAAAAGTATTTTAGAAGACTTTTCATTTAGTAGGGGTTTGGAAAATTTTAGAAAAACACTCCTCAAAAATGCCATTTTTGAGGAGTGTTTTGGCTTATGATCAATTATTCATATCGGCTTCGATTTCCTCTTCTGTTAGAGCAACCCGGTAGAAACGCAGGTCGTCTATAGCACTTTGATCTGAAAGGTGGTTCCATTCCACGAAACGCGGAGCACCAGACATTACCGAAACAAGATCGGCACCGGTCCAGTCAACCCCTCCGGTAACGGGAGCTTCGGTTGCAAGATCTCCATTGATGTAGATCCTGCTTTTGTTTTCGGTAATCACAAATCCGATATGCACCCATTCCCCGGCCGCCGGATCTATCAATCCGCCGTCATTCCAGCTATTCCCGTTCCCGGTTCCAACACTTGCCTTAATTCGCTGACTGTCGCCAGATGCTTCCCTAAATAACTGGAAGCCTTTGGTGAGGTTGTTTTTATTAGCCCCTTCAGGATTTACGGCGCTAATGGAAATTATACCCGCACGATCTGGGCTGGCATTGACCTTGTACCAGAAAGTAGCACTGAACTCTTCGTCTAAAAGATTTTGTGAAGGGAAGGTCAAATAAGCGCCATCGGCCCCTAGATAAGCATCACTTCCTTCTTTGGCATCTTGTGTGAACTTAGGAGACCCAACCACATTAATGCTTCGGCCGGAGACCTGTTCGTTGTAATTTCCGTCAAAAGGCAGGTAAAGGGATATATCTTCGGAAGGAGGGTTCACCATCAGGCTTACTTCTTCCGCAGTCATTGCCTCATCAAAGATCCTTAATTCATCGATAAGACTTGTATCTGAATTATGGCCCCAACCATCGAAGTTTAACCCTGAGCCTATCACAAGGTTTTCAACCCCTGTCCAATCTATAGCAACATTATCAAGCGTAGTGGCTCTTACGAGAACGCCATTAAAATAAATTGCTGTTCCTGTTGGGGAAACCGTAACGGAAATATGCGTCCATTCGGGTTCTACGGTAGAAAGAGTACCGCCATCGTTCCAGATATCACTCTCACCGGTACCTACATTTAACTTCACTACCTGGGCATCGGTGCCAGCAGGTTCTCTAAATAACCTGAAGCCCTGATTTCTATCACTGTCATCGGTCGCTGTTAAAATTCCGGCTCTCTCTGTGGCAGGATCCATCTTGTACCAGAATGCAAGAGTGAACTCATCTTCAAGCTCTGCAAGAGGTATCGTGAGGTAAGAATCTACAGCCCCCTCATAGGAGCCAGTTCCTTCTTTGGCCTCATCTGAAAATCCCGGGTCTCCAACCTGAGTGGGCTCTTCCAGCTCTATAAGTTCCATAAAGCTTTTATCAAAAGCCATGTAGAATATCTCGTTTTCAAAAACAGGCGTATATGGAGGTTCTTTGCTGAAGGTTGTGGTTTGCACGGTTTCTTTACCTTCAATATCTGTAGCCCTAACTGTCACTGTATGCTCACCCATTGAAAGCCCTTCAAAAGTGACTTTTTTGAGCGCTATACGGTAATCGGTGAATTCGGTAAAGGTTTCTACCTCCTGCCCATCTACAAGAACCACGATCTCCTGGATCTCTATGTCATCTTCAACTTCAAGATCTATGGTAATATTAGAAAGCTCTGAAGCTTCTTTAATCACGGTGCCCTGCTGGGGGTATTTTATATTGACCTGGGGAGCTCCTTCATCCTGCCCGGGTTCTACCCTGGTGATTGGGTCAATCCCTTCACGCTCACAACCTGCCAGGATAAACAAGAAGGCAAGAAAGCCGAAAATTCTTATATTTAAATTTTTCATTTTTACCTGTTTAAAGTTGATAATACATCATTAAGTGCCGTATTAGTATCTACGTTGGTAGCTTCTAAAGGCAAGGCGTCAACCTGTGCCTGTGGATAAGGCAGGTACTCATCTGCGGCGGTGAATGTTCTGCCATCGTAGCTTAGTTCCTGGTATTTGTCAAGACGAATCATATCGTAATACCTTATTCCCCATTCCATGGCGAGTTCGGCAAATTTTTCATCGAGCACCTGTTCAGTAGTAACGCCTGAAAGTGCCGGCATATCTGCACGTTCCCTCACCAGGTTTACGGCCTCATCGGCAGGAATTGCGGTAGCGCTTGCGCCCCTGGTCACTGCTTCGGCATACATGAGCAGGATTTCGGCATATCTTATCACGATAAAGTTCTTACCGGCCCCGTAATTATTACGCCCATCGGTAAGCTGTACAGATGGTAAATAATGTTTTCCGCTGGCAAAATCTGCTCTTACATAGTTGTTGATCACATCATCGGAAGGTGTCACATTGCTAACAAACGAAGGGATGGTATAGCCCTCTGCCTGCAGTTCTGCGATTCCTTCGGGAGTGAACAACACGCTGGTTTCAAGACGTACGGTTTCATTCCTGTCAATCATAAAGCCAATGAACTTGTTGCTTGGCTCATAGAAGCCCCATCCTGCTTCGGCATTCTCTCTCGCAGGATCCCAGTTTTGTGGCCCGAAAGGCGCATAGAGATGGTAGAAAGCCTCTCCCGACTCAGAGCCATAATCTGAATATTGAAGCTCAAGTAAGCTTTCATTGCTCAATTCTCCCGGCTTCTTAAACAGCTGATAAAAATCTGGGTAAAGAGAAAACAAACCTGAATTTATGATAGCCCCTGTAGCCTCGGCCACGGCCTGGTAATTCTGAAGTTCCTGTTCAGCGAGGGCTTTCATAGCATAAGCGGTGTAACGGGTAATTCCTCCCGGCAGGTCTGTACGTTGATTTGGTCTTGCATCCGGAAGAAGCGGTATCACCTCCTCCATTTCACTGGAGATAAACTGCATCACTTGATCTTTTGTCGCAACTCCCTGCTCCAGTTCGGCTTCAGGCTGATTTGAAGTAATAATGAAAATGTCTTCCCAGTTCCTGGCCAGGTTGAAATGAAGCCAGGCCCGTATTACCTTGATTTCGGCAATGTACTGTTCGCCACGGGCAAAATCTGTTTCATTGGCATATTCCATGAAGTTTTCTATCTGCAAAATTGCAGTATTCATGTTGATGATGTCATTGTAATGGGAATTCCAAACCTGGTTGTACATCCAGAAATCTTTGTCGTAATTGAAAAGATCGGTTTCGGTATAAAGAGGCTGGTCACCCAGACCTCCCGAATTCACATCATCACCGCGCACTCCCAGCAGCAAAGGCTCTTCCCAGCCAAGACTGCTAATTTCATAATAGGCGCCAATTAAAGGGTCTATCATCTGGCTGGCATCGGTGTAATCAATGTCTCCCGTATTGAGCTGACCTTCCTGCGTATCGAGTTTATCGGAACAGGAGCTTACTGCCAGTGCCAAAACCAGTACAGAAAGATGGATTAATATATTTTTTGAAGTTTTCATTTCGTCTGTCAATTAAAATTTAACATTTATTCCCACTGTATAGATTGATGGCACCGGATAGGTTTGTCTATCTACACCATCGGGCACTTCAGGAGTAAATCCGTTATAGTCGAAGAAAGAGAAAGGCCTTTCAGCGGTAACATAAACCCGCATCCATGGGAAATCTTCCTGTTCTACGGTATAGCCGAGCTGCATGGTTTGAATTCTGAAGAAATCTCCATCCTCAACCCAAAAGTCACTTAGGCGCTGGTTCCATGCCTTGCGCATCCCGGCAGCAGAAGGGTAGATATTGCTTGTGCCTTCCCCATGCCATCTGTTAATGGCCAGGTCGGCATCCATATTGGTATCATTGGTGAAAATAATTTCCCCCCTTCTTCTGTTAAGGATCTTATTCCCTGCCTGTCCGTAAAAGCTCATGGAAAAATCGAAAGCTTTGTAGTTCATCGAAATATTACCTCCGTAAGTGAAGTCGGGCAGGAATGATCCTAATACCACCCTGTCTTCATCGGTAATCATTCCGTCGTTGTTTTGATCTCTGTAAATAAGATCTCCGGGAACCAGGTTGTTATTTACTGCAATAGGATCGGCATCAATTTGCGCCTGATTTTGGTAAACCCCTACTCTTTCATAGCCGTAAAACCCAAAAAGAGGACCACCTTCAATAGTTCTCTGGCGGAATTCTGCCGAGCCGGAATCTATGTATCCTCTCTCGTCTTCAATTTGGGTAGCTTCATTTTTAAGGGTGGTGAAGTTTGCTCCTATAGAAAATTCAAAATCTTCTCCAATCTCACCAAAGTAGTTACCGCTGAATTCAAGACCCTGGTTTCTGATTACTCCAGAATTTCTCTCTATGCTTTTGTCTACAATAGGAATATAAACCGGAAGAATGGCATTTTCGGTATCCCTGATGTAATAATCGGCAGTAAGAGACAGCCTGTTTTCCAGAACTTCAAGATCAACCCCAAAATTAAGTTCTTCTATGACCTCCCAGGTATTGTTGGAGAAAACACTGGTAGAGACGATCCCGGTGCGCGGGTTATCGCCAAAGGGCGCAGAAACAACATCAATAGTATTGGAACCGGCGCTGGCAGCAACATTGTCATTACCAAGTTTACCCCAGGCAGCACGTAATTTCAGAAAATCTATAACGCCTACATTATCCATAAAATTTTCTTCGGAAATTACCCATCCTAAACCAACGGAAGGGAAATATCCCCATGGATCAAGTGTAAATTTCGAAGATCCGTCGGCTCTGTAGGTTCCATAGAGCAGGTACCTGTCCATAAAGCTGTAGGAAACCCTTCCAAAATAGGACATTCCGTAATATCTTTTTCCTATTTCTTCCACGTTATTATTGAAAGATTCCGGATCGGCAAAATTCAGGTACCAGCTTGATTCCAGGCCTATCCCCCTAATTCTTTCACCTGTTGCCTCAAATTCATTTGAAGCCTCATCTCTAAAGGAAGTACCCACCATGGCTGTAAACCTGTGGTCTCCAATCTGGTCTTTGTAAGTTAAGACGTTATCCCAATACTGGTTGGAGAAAGTGTTGTTTTCCCTTTTAATTGAAGACTGAACTTCATAGTTATTACCCAGAGTATATGGGAGGTTGACATAACGTTCTTCCAATGCAGAGAAGTTATGGCTGTAAGTGGTTTTTAAATCCAGCTTATCTTCAATGATCTCATACTGAAAATCCATAGTAGCCAACAGCTTCCTGATCTTAAGACGATCTTCATTAAATCTTGTGATTGGAAGCGGGTTTTGGGTGTTCCGGTAGCCCAAAAGCTGGGCATTAGCATATCTCACAGGTGAAGCTGCAGTGTTGAGAGGGTCAAAAACCGGAAGTATGGGTACCGCGAAATATGCATTGAACCAGGCAGCATTATCGGGCTGAAACTGGGTGGCATTACTAAATACCATGTTCACACTGGTTTTGAACCTGTCGGTAATATCCACATCCATTTTAGAACGAATGTTAAACCTTTCATACTCGTTCTTCATATCGAGGATACCTTCCTGAGCAAAATAATTGGCACCAACCGAATAGGTTACATTATCTCCCCCACCCGAAACACCAATACTGTGGCTTTGAATAAGGCCTTCTCTTAAAATCTCATCATACCAGTCGGTATTCACATCGGGAACATTGGGGTTAACCCTGCTGCGCCCAAAGCGTTGCATGGCATTAAGAACGAACTGGATATCTGCCTGTGACCCCGATTCGTAAACCATGGTGGTGAACTGTTCGGCATTAGCCATTTTCACAACGTCCTGAGCTCTCTGCACCCCGGTATAACCGTCGTATTCAAACTGAGGTTTCTGGTTTATACGCCCAGATTTGGTCTCCACAATAATAACCCCGTTTGCAGCCCTTACCCCGTAAATGGCTGAAGAGGATGCATCTTTTAACACGTTGATAGATTTGATGTCTTTTGTGCTTAAGAAGTCAATATTGTCATAAAGGGCACCATCAACTACATAAAGCACATTGGTACCACTTGTGTAGGTACCAAGACCCCTCACCCTCACGTTGGGCGAATTACCCGGAGATCCAACAGAGGTAATTTGCACCCCTGCCACTTTTCCCTGTAAGGACTGCATGACGTTTGAAGTGGGCGTTTTTTCAATTTCTTCAGACTCTACGGTAACAATTGAACCGGTAAGATCGGCTTTTCGCTGGGTACCGTATCCCACCACCACGACTTCATCTAAAGCAGCGGCGTCTTCTTCTAAAGTTATCTGATAATCATTCGCCCCAACCACAGGTAATTCCTGAGGCTTAAATCCTAAAAAAGTAATTCTGAAGGTATCACCTTCAACCACTCCTTCAAGAGCAAAATTTCCATCGAAATCGGTAATATCAAAAATATTCTTACCAATCACCTTCACCTCTGCACCCGGTAAAGGCATACCATCGGGCCCAACAATGGTACCCGTAATAGTTTTTGGTTGTTGGGCAAATCCAATTCCGCAGAACAGGAGCGCCAAAAATGTGAGTAATAATTTAATTTTCATAGGGTAAACCGTTTACAAAATTTGACATGAAATTACATTAGAACCCGAAGACTCGAAAACGTTATAGTACACAATTGCTACATCAAGACTGTTTAGTGTTAAATACACTGTAAATAAACATATTACCGGCCACCTGAAGTAATATTTTAAAAGTAAAATAACAACCTGATGTAGTGATGATGTAGTGTTTTTAAGGCATTTTTGACACCTGAAACTTTTAAAAATTAGCAATTAGCCAGTTGGTAAGGTTTTCTGAAGTGTCTACATTGATCTTTTTTCTAAGCCTGTATCGATGTACTTCAACCCCTCTCACGCTTATACCCATTAACGGCGCAATCTCTTTTGAAGTAAGGTTCATCTTAAGGTAGGCGCAAAGTTTAAGGTCCCTGTTACTCAGTTTTGGATATTTACTAAGAAGATCCCTGAAGAAATCTTCGTGCAGTTCATTAAAATTTGTTTCAAAGACCTTCCACTCGTCGTCATTCTTAACCGCATTATTGATCTTATTCATAATGTGTTTAAGCCTGTACTGGTTTGAGAATTTGGTTTTGTCCTTATTCAGTTCCCCCTGTATTTGCATAAGCACTTCATTTTTCTTAGCGGCAATCATGGTGGTGTTCGCCAGTTCTTTCCGCTTCATATTTATTTCATTAATGAGCTGTTCCTTTTCGAGCTTATTCATTTTTTCTTCATGCTCCTTTTGGTACCTGATCTTAAGAAGACGGCGGTGCTGCTGAAGTTTCAGTTTATTTACATAATAGATAAGCACCACGAGCATCAGTAAAGAAAGCAGGTACAGGAATTTCATATAATCTTTTAAATACCAGGGCGGATCTACCACAAACCTGAATACGCTAAATACCGAAGCCTTCTGCTGGGAACCCACGGCCGTTAACCTGAGCTCGTACTCATCGTAAGGCAAATTTTGGAACTGCAGCTTTCCTTCCTGCACTTCTCCCCTCACGGGGGGCGTATTTGTGCCAAGCAGTTCATACTCCATACCCACAGCATCTGAAACCGGTAAACCTGCAAGAATGGTTATTTCTCTCGCATTTTTACTGGGAATATGCGGCGTTTCGCTAAGATCATAATAACCAGAACCATCATACATTTTTTGCACCATGGGGGAACTCAAGTATTCACGAGTCCTAAACTGCCTTAACTCCTTCAGGTTAAGCCGGGCAAAACCATCATGCAGGGTAATATAGTAAATGGAATCGTTGAGCTTGATGAGCCGCTCATTTTTCTTTACCGTTCGTTTATTCAGCATCCCTGCAGTCACCAGGATCTTATCCTCTTTAAAATCGGTAATGGTAAGTAGATTCTTATCGGAATCCATGAACCAGAAAAATTCACCATCCTGCCCCAGCAGCCTTTTACCCTCATACTCCTGCCACTCCTTCAATACTTCCAGATTTTGGGTAAAAGGATTATAATGATACCACTTCCCATTGGTAAAGGCCACGATCTGGTTGTTCACCCGGTAAAGTTCAGCCTCCTGACTGCCCCCAGCAGAACCGGCATTAACTTTTTTCACAGAAGTGATGCTGTCGCTTTCCGAAGCAAGTCCAATCCTGTAAATACCTTCATAAGCATCAGTTGCCCACAGGGTAGAAGGGTTCTCAACCAGCATCTGTTTTACAGGAAAATTAATCCCTTTAAGCCGACGCACTTCTCCGGTAGCCTCATTGTAAAGGTCTATACCGGTATAATTCCCGATGAGAAAGTTCCCCGGGCCATTCTTCAGGATCTGGAAACTTCCTGTGCGTTCATCAACCGGCACAAAACGATCATTTACAATTTTGAAGGTGCCATTATTATGGTTACTGTACATTACCCCATCCTCCACCTCAAGATTCCAGGAATGGCCTTCGGCCCCTTCCAAAAGCTTCATCTGATCATCGAAAAGCCTGAAAACGCCGGTATTACTGGCCAGGTAAAGGTCCTTACCATTAAAATTCAGATCGTAAACCGACCCTAATTCCCCACTTTCATCAGTAAAAAACCTGAAAGGAGAATATACATCAACCACATCTATACCATTGTCCAACCCCAGCCAAACCTTAGCCTTGTTCTGTGCCATGGCAAGTACAGTATTATTCTGAAGCCCATCCCACCGATTATAAGACGAGATTTTGCCGGAAGCCTGATCAAACTGAATTATGCCATTTTTAAGGGTTCCTATAACTATTTCAGTGGGAGAAAGCGACAAAACGTGATTGAGCTCATACTGTTGCAGCTCCTGCTGAAGCTTGTTGTTAACAAGCTTTCGCATGTTCATACCATCAAAAAGGCAAATCCCGTCACTTAAGCCAATCAACAGTTCGTCACCATGAACAATTAGTTCCCTCACAACTTCATTCCCAATCACTTCCTGATTGGGCAGAGGCTCCATTTCTCCCGATGCATTCAAATAAACAAGCCCTGACTCACCGGTTGCCACAACCAACCTGTCGTTAAAAACCTCCATCTGGTTGACATTGACCCTTTGAACCGGAACTATTTTATCGTTCTCATAACGATAAACGGCTCCAAAAGACCTGAAATAAATGGCATTTTTGTGAGCTATGATCTCCCAAAATTCTTCACTCTGCAGCTCATAATCTCCCAGGAGCGGAATGAGGGAGGTATAACACATCTCCCCTTTTGAATCCCTTTCCCAAAAACCAAATTCCCTGTAAGAACCTGTAAAAACTTTCCCTTCATGAGGAAGAACCGACCGGATTACCGAACCACTTGCCAGGGGAAATAACTCCCAGCGTTGGCCGTCAAAACAAAGCAGCCCCTGATTGTTTGCCGCATAGATTATCCCCTTTTCATCAAGAGCAATATCCCAGTTTTGACTGGCAGCTTTATAATTAAAGGAAGAATAATTATGTATAGGTGGGGAAAGCTGTTGTGCTGTAGTAAATGAAAAGAATAAAAGTATGGTTATCAACACATTAAAACGAAATATTTCCATAGCAAAAAAAGATTTGAGCAAGTAATGTGCAAGTGATTTTTACCGAATAAAGGTACGGTTTTTTTTCTTTTCACTGATTTCTTCAAGAAAACCTCGATGTGGAATTCCCATCAGTTATTCTGCAGTGGAATAAAAATAATGACTGGAAAAAATGGCTACGGAAAGCCGGAAGAAAAATTACTTTTTACGTTCAATGACGTAATTCACCATAAGCATTAAAGAATCTTTGTACGGGGAAGGAGGATATTCTTCGAGCACGGCGAGGGCTTCCTGTTGAAATGCCTGCATTCTGGATACGGCGTAGGTGAGTCCGCCATTGTTCTTTACAAATTCAATAATTTCCTTAACCCGTTTCCCATCTTTGTTATGATTCTTTACCGAATTTATAAGCCAGGACTTTTCACGGGCAGAAACTTTATTTAGCACATGGATTAGGGGCAGGGTCATTTTCTGCTCTTTAATATCGATTCCCGTGGGTTTGCCTATGCGTTCATTGCCATAGTCAAAAAGATCATCTTTAATCTGAAAAGCCATTCCTATAAGCTCACCAAACCGCCTCATTTTTTCCACCTCCTTAGAATCGGGTAGCACAGAGGCTGCTCCAAGGCTGCAGCAGGCCGCTATTAAAGTAGCGGTTTTTTGACGTATGATCTCGTAGTAGATATCTTCGGTAATATCGAGGCGACGGGCTTTTTCAATTTGCAGCAATTCGCCTTCACTCATTTCCCGCACAGCAACCGAAATGATCTTTAAAAGGTCAAAATCATTGTTGTCTATAGAAAGTAATAGTCCTTTGGAAAGCAGGTAATCCCCCACCAGAACGGCAATTTTATTTTTCCACAGGGCATTGATGGAAAAAAAACCGCGACGCCGGTTGGAATCGTCCACTACATCGTCGTGGACCAGTGTGGCAGTGTGGATCAACTCAATTACCGAAGCCCCTCTGTAGGTACGTTCGTTGACTTTTCCTTCAGCAACCATTTTGGCTACGAGAAAAACAAACATAGGGCGCATCTGTTTGCCCTTTCGGTTAACAATAAAGTGAGTGATCCTGTTTAGAAGCGCAACTTTTGAAGACATCGACTGAGTGAACTTTTTTTCAAAAAGTTCCATCTCCTTCTCTACCGGCAGCTTTATTTTAGAAATTACCTTCATAAAGGCTGCTAAGATAGTTAAAAGAATAATTTTTCAGCACCTTCCAAAAATGCCCTTTTTGGATGATTATGCGACAACTTCCTTTGATTTGTTTGCAAGCTGGCCACAGGCGGCATCAATGTCCTTTCCGCGGGAACGACGAACGGTACAGGTGATTCCGTTACGCTCCAGTTCCCTTACGTACATGTTGGTTGTTTCTTCGGGAGCCTGCTTGAAGTGATCGTCACCTATGGGATTGTATTCAATTAGATTTACCTTGCAGGGCACATATTTACAGAACCTCACCAGAGCATCAACATCTTTCCTGCTGTCGTTCACATCTTTCCACACCACATACTCATAGGTAATACGGCTTTTTGTTTTAGCATACCAGTATTCGAGCGCTTCCCTAAGATCATCAAGAGGAAAGGTGGCATTAAAAGGCATAATGGAGGTTCTCACTTCATCAATGGCGGAATGCAGGGAAACGGCAAGCTTAAATTTCACCTCCTCATCGGCCATTCTTTTTATCATTTTTGGCACCCCTGAAGTGGAAACGGTAATACGTTTTGGCGACATGCCCAATCCTTCGGGAGAGGTGATCTTCTCTATAGCTTTAAGCACATTATTATAGTTCATAAGAGGCTCTCCCATGCCCATAAAAACAATATTCGAAAGAGGCTTATCAAAATACAACCGACTCTCATTGTCTATAGCCACTACCTGGTCATAAATTTCATCGGGATTCAGGTTGCGCATGCGCTTCAGCTTGGCGGTAGCACAAAATTTACAATCCAGGCTACAGCCAACCTGTGAAGAGACACAGGCGGTGGTTCTCGAGGGAGTTGGAATCAAAACCGATTCTACCGTAAGGTCATCGTGTAACTTTACAGCGTTTTTAATAGTTCCATCACTGCTGCGCTGCATCTGGTCTACCCGAATGTGGTTGATCACAAAATTCTCATTCAGCATTTTACGGGTCTCTTTGGAGATATTGGTCATATCTTCAAAAGAATGTGCTCCTTTCCCCCAAAGCCACTCATAAACCTGAGTTCCGCGGAAGGATTTATCCCCCTGGGAAACAAAGAATTGCTGAAGTTGCTCTTTGGTCAAGGCCCGTATGTCTTTCTTCTTTTCTTTCACGCTGCAAAAGTACAAAGTTATTCAGGATTCAAGATTTAAAATTAAAGATCTTTTTCCACCTGAATCCCTGTAATTATTTATAGTATATGCGGTTATAAGCAATTAGTGATCCAAAAAAGCGAAGCACCAAATAATTTCAAGCACCAATTTCCAAATTCCACTGGAGTACTAAAATAAGCCGATATGAAACCGATTTGCCGGCGCAGGTAGGTTCAAGGAAAAAAGAAACCTCACAAGTTTTTAAAAACCTGCGAGGTTTGGTTATATTTCTTTAGAAGCAACTGCCCACTGAATACTGAGCACTGAACATTCTAAACTATAGGATCAACATAGCGTCTCCGTAAGTATAAAACTTATATTTCTCCTTCACAGCTTCAGCATAAGCCTTCTTCATGAAATCGTGCCCTGCAAATGCAGAAACCATCATCAATAAAGTAGATTTTGGCGTGTGGAAGTTGGTGATCATACAGTTTGCAATACTAAAATCGTATGGAGGGAAAATGAACTTATTGGTCCATCCTCTAAACTCATTCAGGGTCTTGTTTGAAGAAACCGAACTTTCCAAAGAACGCATTACCGTAGTTCCCACCGCACAAACCTTGCGCTTTTCAAGAATAGCCTTATTGATGGTATTCACGGCAGGGGTTTCAATATAGGCCTCTTCACTGTCCATTTTGTGCTTGGAAAGATCCTCAACTTCTACCGGACTAAATGTTCCCAGCCCCACGTGAAGGGTAACTTCAGCAAAGTCAATCCCTTTGATCTCCAGCCTCTTTAGCAAATGTTTTGAGAAGTGAAGCCCGGCAGTAGGGGCCGCCACAGCACCTTCCGTTTTTGCATA
This Salinimicrobium tongyeongense DNA region includes the following protein-coding sequences:
- a CDS encoding helix-turn-helix and ligand-binding sensor domain-containing protein translates to MEIFRFNVLITILLFFSFTTAQQLSPPIHNYSSFNYKAASQNWDIALDEKGIIYAANNQGLLCFDGQRWELFPLASGSVIRSVLPHEGKVFTGSYREFGFWERDSKGEMCYTSLIPLLGDYELQSEEFWEIIAHKNAIYFRSFGAVYRYENDKIVPVQRVNVNQMEVFNDRLVVATGESGLVYLNASGEMEPLPNQEVIGNEVVRELIVHGDELLIGLSDGICLFDGMNMRKLVNNKLQQELQQYELNHVLSLSPTEIVIGTLKNGIIQFDQASGKISSYNRWDGLQNNTVLAMAQNKAKVWLGLDNGIDVVDVYSPFRFFTDESGELGSVYDLNFNGKDLYLASNTGVFRLFDDQMKLLEGAEGHSWNLEVEDGVMYSNHNNGTFKIVNDRFVPVDERTGSFQILKNGPGNFLIGNYTGIDLYNEATGEVRRLKGINFPVKQMLVENPSTLWATDAYEGIYRIGLASESDSITSVKKVNAGSAGGSQEAELYRVNNQIVAFTNGKWYHYNPFTQNLEVLKEWQEYEGKRLLGQDGEFFWFMDSDKNLLTITDFKEDKILVTAGMLNKRTVKKNERLIKLNDSIYYITLHDGFARLNLKELRQFRTREYLSSPMVQKMYDGSGYYDLSETPHIPSKNAREITILAGLPVSDAVGMEYELLGTNTPPVRGEVQEGKLQFQNLPYDEYELRLTAVGSQQKASVFSVFRFVVDPPWYLKDYMKFLYLLSLLMLVVLIYYVNKLKLQQHRRLLKIRYQKEHEEKMNKLEKEQLINEINMKRKELANTTMIAAKKNEVLMQIQGELNKDKTKFSNQYRLKHIMNKINNAVKNDDEWKVFETNFNELHEDFFRDLLSKYPKLSNRDLKLCAYLKMNLTSKEIAPLMGISVRGVEVHRYRLRKKINVDTSENLTNWLIANF
- a CDS encoding polyprenyl synthetase family protein, coding for MKVISKIKLPVEKEMELFEKKFTQSMSSKVALLNRITHFIVNRKGKQMRPMFVFLVAKMVAEGKVNERTYRGASVIELIHTATLVHDDVVDDSNRRRGFFSINALWKNKIAVLVGDYLLSKGLLLSIDNNDFDLLKIISVAVREMSEGELLQIEKARRLDITEDIYYEIIRQKTATLIAACCSLGAASVLPDSKEVEKMRRFGELIGMAFQIKDDLFDYGNERIGKPTGIDIKEQKMTLPLIHVLNKVSAREKSWLINSVKNHNKDGKRVKEIIEFVKNNGGLTYAVSRMQAFQQEALAVLEEYPPSPYKDSLMLMVNYVIERKK
- the rlmN gene encoding 23S rRNA (adenine(2503)-C(2))-methyltransferase RlmN — encoded protein: MKEKKKDIRALTKEQLQQFFVSQGDKSFRGTQVYEWLWGKGAHSFEDMTNISKETRKMLNENFVINHIRVDQMQRSSDGTIKNAVKLHDDLTVESVLIPTPSRTTACVSSQVGCSLDCKFCATAKLKRMRNLNPDEIYDQVVAIDNESRLYFDKPLSNIVFMGMGEPLMNYNNVLKAIEKITSPEGLGMSPKRITVSTSGVPKMIKRMADEEVKFKLAVSLHSAIDEVRTSIMPFNATFPLDDLREALEYWYAKTKSRITYEYVVWKDVNDSRKDVDALVRFCKYVPCKVNLIEYNPIGDDHFKQAPEETTNMYVRELERNGITCTVRRSRGKDIDAACGQLANKSKEVVA
- the queA gene encoding tRNA preQ1(34) S-adenosylmethionine ribosyltransferase-isomerase QueA: MKLSHFNFDLPPELLAEYPAENRDEARLMVLNRKEQTIEHKQFKDLIDYFEPQDVMVLNNTKVFPARLFGNKEKTGARIEVFLLRELNAETRLWDVLVDPARKIRIGNKLYFGDDESLVAEVIDNTTSRGRTLRFLYDGSYEEFRNKLTELGETPLPKYIKREVQPEDKDRYQTIYAKTEGAVAAPTAGLHFSKHLLKRLEIKGIDFAEVTLHVGLGTFSPVEVEDLSKHKMDSEEAYIETPAVNTINKAILEKRKVCAVGTTVMRSLESSVSSNKTLNEFRGWTNKFIFPPYDFSIANCMITNFHTPKSTLLMMVSAFAGHDFMKKAYAEAVKEKYKFYTYGDAMLIL